A single genomic interval of Eptesicus fuscus isolate TK198812 chromosome 10, DD_ASM_mEF_20220401, whole genome shotgun sequence harbors:
- the LOC103304919 gene encoding DLA class II histocompatibility antigen, DR-1 beta chain codes for MVCVQFPGGSWMAALTVMLMALSPPLARARDTPAHFLYQLKGECQFSNGTERVRFLERHIYNGQEDVRFDSDVGEYRALTELGRPDAEYWNSRKEELEQERAEVDRFCRHNYGLSEGFLVHRQTAPTVTVFPAKTQRLQHHNLLVCSVNGFYPGPIEVRWLRDGREEQAGVVSTGLIRNGDWTFQMLVMLETVPRSGEVYTCHVQHPSSSSPVTVEWRAQSGSAQSKVLSGAGGFVLGLLFLGAGLLVSFRARKGHSGLQPTGLLS; via the exons atggTGTGTGTACAGTTCCCTGGAGGCTCCTGGATGGCCGCTCTGACGGTgatgctgatggcactgagcccTCCCCTGGCTCGGGCCAGGGACACACCAG CGCATTTCCTGTATCAGCTTAAGGGCGAGTGTCAGTTCTCCAACGGGACGGAGCGGGTGCGGTTCCTGGAGAGACACATCTACAACGGGCAGGAGGACGTGCGCTTCGACAGCGACGTGGGGGAGTACCGCGCGCTGACCGAGCTGGGGCGGCCTGATGCTGAGTACTGGAACAGCCGGAAGGAGGAACTGGAGCAGGAGCGGGCCGAGGTGGACAGGTTCTGCAGACACAACTACGGGTTGTCTGAGGGATTCCTGGTGCATCGGCAAA CTGCGCCCACAGTGACCGTGTTCCCGGCCAAGACCCAGCGCCTGCAGCACCACAACCTCCTGGTCTGCTCCGTGAACGGCTTCTACCCGGGCCCCATCGAGGTCCGCTGGCTGCGGGACGGCCGGGAAGAGCAGGCCGGGGTGGTGTCCACGGGCCTGATCCGGAACGGGGACTGGACCTTCCAGATGCTGGTGATGCTGGAAACAGTGCCCCGGAGCGGGGAGGTCTACACCTGCCACGTGCagcaccccagcagctccagccccGTCACCGTGGAATGGA GGGCCCAGTCCGGATCCGCACAGAGCAAGGTGCTGAGTGGAGCCGGGGGCTTCGTGCTGGGGCTGCTCTTCCTCGGGGCGGGGCTGCTGGTCTCCTTCAGGGCGCGGAAAG gaCACTCTGGACTCCAGCCCACAG GGCTCCTGAGCTGA